In Panacibacter ginsenosidivorans, the following proteins share a genomic window:
- a CDS encoding lipopolysaccharide biosynthesis protein: protein MLSNIREKLQNKHFLSLAGNGIMSILGMITIALLYRVLSLSDIGVWVFFQSTVLLVDTFRSGFLTTAFIKFYAGSSKKRSAEVAGSTWYIALCITGILVAINLPAYFFLQKIGDPGLAMFFKWFGITYIFTLPSFVATCVLQGQQRFDRLLYIRFISQGSFIILVIILMFMHRVSLQSIAYAYLGSSLLTSAVAIITGWSRINTFIKRSTSCIKEIFHFGKYSVGTTLSSNLFRSSDTFIINFMLGAPALAVYNIGQRLMEIVEIPLRSFAATGMPVLSAAYNSNDSKEVIAVLKKYAGMLTVALIPAFIGAVLFANIAVAVIGGGQYAGTEAANVLRIFMTFALLYPADRFFALTIDVIHKPKINFYKVLIMLTGNILADFAGIWFFGNIYGVALATVVPILIGVLIGNWALQQYQPFQFFSIFSTGYQEVLHLVKQVLPKKRKAFS from the coding sequence ATGTTATCTAATATCCGGGAAAAATTACAGAATAAACATTTTCTTTCACTGGCCGGCAACGGCATCATGTCCATCCTCGGCATGATCACCATAGCGTTATTGTATCGGGTCCTATCACTTTCAGACATTGGTGTTTGGGTCTTCTTTCAGTCAACGGTTTTACTCGTAGACACGTTTCGTTCAGGTTTTCTCACAACAGCCTTTATAAAATTTTATGCTGGTTCCTCCAAAAAACGCAGTGCAGAAGTGGCAGGCTCAACCTGGTATATTGCTCTTTGTATCACGGGCATTCTTGTAGCAATAAATCTTCCTGCTTATTTCTTCTTACAAAAGATAGGCGACCCCGGTTTAGCTATGTTTTTTAAATGGTTTGGTATTACTTATATTTTTACATTACCTTCTTTTGTTGCAACATGCGTATTACAGGGACAGCAACGCTTTGACAGGTTACTATATATTCGTTTTATAAGCCAGGGCTCCTTCATTATACTGGTGATCATTCTTATGTTTATGCACCGGGTAAGTCTTCAATCAATTGCTTACGCTTATCTTGGATCCTCGTTGCTTACAAGTGCAGTAGCCATCATTACAGGCTGGTCACGCATCAACACATTTATAAAAAGAAGCACATCCTGCATCAAAGAAATTTTTCATTTTGGTAAATACAGTGTAGGTACTACGCTTAGCTCCAACCTTTTCAGAAGTTCAGATACATTCATTATTAATTTTATGTTGGGTGCACCGGCATTGGCTGTTTATAATATTGGCCAGCGTTTAATGGAAATTGTAGAAATTCCTTTAAGAAGTTTTGCAGCCACAGGTATGCCTGTTTTGTCTGCGGCATATAACAGCAACGACAGTAAAGAAGTAATTGCCGTACTAAAAAAATATGCAGGTATGCTTACAGTTGCATTAATACCTGCTTTTATCGGTGCTGTTTTATTTGCCAATATTGCAGTGGCGGTAATTGGTGGTGGACAATACGCAGGAACAGAAGCGGCTAATGTGTTGCGTATATTTATGACGTTTGCTTTGTTGTATCCTGCCGACAGGTTCTTTGCACTAACCATTGATGTGATACATAAACCCAAAATAAATTTTTACAAAGTACTTATAATGCTTACGGGTAATATACTTGCAGATTTTGCGGGCATTTGGTTCTTCGGAAATATTTATGGTGTTGCCCTCGCAACGGTTGTGCCCATTCTTATTGGTGTATTGATCGGCAATTGGGCTTTACAACAATATCAGCCATTTCAATTCTTTTCTATTTTTTCTACAGGCTATCAAGAAGTTCTTCATTTAGTCAAACAAGTATTACCCAAAAAAAGAAAAGCATTTAGCTGA
- a CDS encoding acyltransferase family protein, translated as MKDRFEVLDIFRGIFSAMVVFFHMSFFSATPLLNNSFIYNSDLFVDFFFVLSGFVIAYSYRQMNSYRQVKIFLKKRISRLYPLHLIMLLVFVVIELSKHLFEGRIQINNLNNENNSWHTFVSSLLLMNSVKQPGVTDVSWNIPSWSISAEMISYLMFGSLLFGLYKLQNLKNRNYFFAFIAVTSIAIMFIINGNYKINYSFNYGFLRGLAGFFTGVLCLNLFNFLRNNLNALPDLFFHISELLLIVSIGIYIYRGDTFKNIGFIYEIAFFSSVLIFAFERGFISGLLKRSGFLKKMGKYSYSIYMTHAFILSIFNIIFIRLLHFPPSAYAYLFIVNYFIIYKVSQWTYTNIEMRFSWKNKLARRKATTANYSDKVLTA; from the coding sequence ATGAAAGACCGTTTTGAAGTGCTGGATATTTTTCGTGGAATATTTTCTGCTATGGTCGTATTCTTTCATATGAGTTTCTTTTCTGCAACACCGCTACTAAATAATAGCTTTATTTATAATTCAGACCTGTTTGTTGATTTCTTTTTTGTGCTAAGTGGTTTTGTTATTGCTTATTCATACAGGCAAATGAATAGTTACAGGCAAGTAAAAATTTTTCTTAAAAAAAGAATAAGCAGGTTATACCCGCTGCATTTGATTATGCTGCTGGTATTTGTAGTAATAGAATTATCCAAACATTTATTTGAAGGTCGTATACAGATCAATAACCTTAATAACGAAAATAATAGCTGGCACACATTCGTATCATCACTGCTGCTTATGAATTCTGTAAAACAACCGGGTGTTACTGATGTAAGCTGGAATATACCAAGCTGGTCTATCAGTGCTGAAATGATCAGTTATCTTATGTTTGGCAGTTTATTATTTGGGTTATACAAACTGCAAAATCTTAAAAACAGGAACTATTTTTTTGCATTTATAGCTGTTACCAGTATTGCAATCATGTTTATCATTAACGGTAATTATAAAATTAATTACAGCTTTAATTATGGATTTTTGCGCGGTTTAGCAGGTTTTTTCACCGGTGTACTTTGCTTGAATCTTTTTAATTTCTTGAGAAACAACCTCAATGCATTGCCCGACCTGTTTTTTCATATCTCAGAATTGTTATTGATTGTAAGCATAGGCATTTATATTTATCGGGGCGATACTTTTAAAAATATAGGTTTTATTTACGAGATCGCTTTCTTCTCATCCGTATTGATCTTTGCTTTTGAACGTGGCTTTATTTCAGGGCTGCTGAAACGTTCAGGGTTTCTTAAAAAGATGGGCAAGTACTCCTATTCCATTTATATGACACATGCTTTTATCCTGAGTATTTTCAATATAATATTTATTCGCCTGTTACATTTCCCTCCATCGGCATATGCTTATCTTTTTATTGTTAATTACTTTATTATTTACAAGGTTTCCCAATGGACCTATACAAATATTGAAATGCGTTTCTCATGGAAAAATAAACTGGCCAGGAGAAAAGCCACAACCGCAAATTATTCTGATAAAGTGCTTACTGCATAA
- a CDS encoding beta-1,6-N-acetylglucosaminyltransferase gives MKIAHLILAHNQPDQLTRLITRLSHKDADCFIHIDAKTSLEAFKKISQLQNVFIIDKRVKITWGSYSIVQATLNGLSNIIASNKNYDYINLLSGQDYPLKAAVEIHQFLRERKGKLFMEYYSIEQEWKEAIPRIKKYHLTDYNIPGKHKLERLINTIFPSRKMPQKLIPVGRSQWFTITLESAKYIISYLKKNPDVSQFFRLTWAPDEMIFQTILYSSPFNAAMVNNNLRYIDWSEGKASPKTFTINDLETLQGSGKLFARKFNADNDEKILTALDELTMSIV, from the coding sequence ATGAAAATCGCACATCTCATACTGGCACACAACCAGCCAGATCAGTTAACCCGACTTATAACCAGGCTTTCACATAAAGATGCTGATTGCTTTATACATATAGATGCAAAGACCAGCCTGGAAGCCTTTAAGAAAATCAGCCAATTACAAAATGTTTTTATAATTGATAAGCGTGTAAAAATTACATGGGGCTCTTACAGTATTGTTCAGGCAACATTAAATGGACTAAGCAACATTATTGCCAGCAACAAAAATTACGATTACATAAATTTACTGAGCGGTCAGGATTATCCATTAAAAGCAGCAGTAGAAATTCACCAGTTCCTTAGAGAACGAAAAGGCAAACTGTTCATGGAATATTATTCTATAGAACAGGAATGGAAAGAAGCTATTCCACGTATAAAAAAATATCATCTTACTGATTATAATATTCCGGGCAAACATAAGCTCGAACGGCTCATTAACACAATATTTCCTTCGAGAAAGATGCCGCAAAAATTAATCCCGGTAGGCCGTTCACAATGGTTTACTATTACACTTGAATCAGCAAAATATATAATTTCTTACCTCAAAAAAAATCCTGATGTATCGCAGTTTTTCAGGCTTACATGGGCGCCTGATGAAATGATCTTTCAAACTATTTTATATAGCTCTCCTTTTAACGCTGCCATGGTAAATAATAATCTTCGCTATATTGACTGGAGCGAAGGCAAAGCAAGTCCTAAAACATTTACTATAAATGATCTTGAGACATTGCAAGGATCAGGAAAACTCTTTGCTCGAAAATTCAATGCAGATAATGATGAAAAAATTCTTACTGCATTGGATGAACTAACTATGAGCATTGTATAG
- a CDS encoding LruC domain-containing protein, translating to MKKYIATILMIAVIITSCKKSTESINNPEVKDPIAPDGFNFSTSKEVSLEVKLLTNDNAPLKNVLVNFYTLSNAKRGNAVFTALSDASGVIKATVSLPSYIDTLLIDPAYIGLLRNAKAPISGNSVQCIIGGTDGYSGDVVPNENAAGDMLMISPTAISVDNGVTGTKYTYMGSYDYYGRPAYLTTSDNISADFLSIINTSLPESKPVPAYHPDYLTSDAYNNIDITKTTDVYVTLVHEGAGNLNSLGYYTYSTGSAPKKANNIESVKLVMPNASLYGSGGTMRSGDKIKLGTFNAGTSIGFVLFQNGWADFVSGVNTDVTKFYTNDALNNESSAYQRHAVLLYDAQDKVFLQSFEDLQRDNGSGDEDFNDVIYYITPSVSDAINTSNVKPIEIPNDKDGDGVTDTYDDFPTDPARAYVKYFPSETTWGTLAFEDLWPSTGDYDMNDLVVSYRYKFINDAKNQTIEMLGDYALRATGASFVNGFGVELPFAYSKINSVTGQKLIANYIKTNSNGTEAGQTKAVIIPFDDTRALIPQGGFANVTKGTTFFTSDTAHIYVQFASGLSAADLGAAPFNPFVISNQRRGYEIHLPGNAGTDKADPKLYGTGDDNTSISSGKYYLSADNWPWAISILETFDYPSEANNISKAYLHFLQWAKSGGTDKTNWYINSNGNRNDNLIYSR from the coding sequence ATGAAGAAGTATATTGCAACAATCTTAATGATTGCAGTGATCATAACATCTTGTAAAAAAAGTACAGAATCCATAAACAACCCCGAAGTAAAGGATCCTATTGCTCCTGACGGTTTCAATTTTTCTACTTCAAAAGAGGTCTCGTTAGAGGTTAAATTGCTAACGAATGATAATGCACCTTTGAAAAACGTGTTAGTAAACTTTTATACACTTAGTAATGCAAAAAGAGGTAATGCAGTATTTACTGCACTGAGCGACGCAAGTGGAGTAATTAAGGCTACAGTTAGTTTGCCATCTTATATAGATACATTGTTGATCGATCCTGCTTATATAGGGTTATTGCGTAACGCCAAAGCACCTATTTCCGGGAATAGTGTTCAATGCATAATTGGGGGTACTGATGGTTATAGTGGTGATGTTGTACCAAATGAGAATGCTGCAGGAGATATGCTAATGATAAGCCCTACAGCTATAAGTGTGGATAATGGAGTTACCGGAACAAAATATACGTACATGGGATCTTATGACTATTATGGCAGGCCGGCATATCTTACTACATCCGACAATATTTCAGCAGACTTCTTAAGCATAATAAATACTTCATTACCTGAATCAAAGCCTGTTCCAGCTTATCATCCGGATTATCTTACCTCAGATGCTTATAACAATATTGATATCACAAAGACAACGGATGTCTATGTTACACTTGTTCATGAAGGTGCTGGTAATCTAAATTCCCTTGGCTATTACACTTATTCCACAGGAAGTGCGCCTAAAAAAGCTAACAATATAGAGTCTGTAAAATTAGTTATGCCCAATGCCTCTTTATATGGTTCAGGCGGTACGATGCGCTCAGGAGATAAAATAAAACTTGGAACATTCAATGCAGGCACATCTATCGGTTTTGTTTTATTTCAGAATGGATGGGCAGACTTTGTTTCAGGCGTAAATACAGATGTTACAAAGTTTTATACGAATGATGCGCTAAATAATGAAAGTTCAGCATACCAGAGACATGCTGTATTACTATATGATGCACAGGATAAAGTATTCCTGCAAAGTTTTGAAGATCTGCAAAGAGATAATGGCTCCGGTGATGAAGATTTTAATGATGTTATTTATTATATCACTCCATCGGTTTCAGATGCTATTAATACCAGCAATGTTAAGCCAATAGAAATACCAAATGATAAAGACGGAGATGGTGTTACCGATACATACGACGATTTTCCAACAGACCCGGCCCGGGCATATGTAAAATATTTTCCTTCTGAAACTACATGGGGTACACTTGCATTCGAAGACCTGTGGCCTTCAACGGGGGATTATGATATGAATGACCTTGTTGTTAGTTATCGTTATAAATTCATCAATGACGCAAAAAACCAAACAATCGAAATGCTTGGAGATTATGCATTACGTGCAACCGGAGCTTCATTTGTTAATGGTTTTGGTGTAGAGTTGCCATTTGCATATAGTAAAATAAATTCTGTAACAGGTCAAAAATTGATTGCGAATTATATTAAGACAAATTCAAATGGAACGGAGGCTGGTCAAACAAAAGCAGTGATCATTCCATTTGATGATACACGTGCTTTGATTCCCCAGGGTGGTTTTGCAAATGTTACTAAGGGTACTACTTTTTTTACCAGTGATACTGCACATATTTATGTTCAATTTGCCTCAGGGCTTTCTGCTGCCGATCTTGGAGCTGCACCATTTAATCCTTTTGTTATAAGCAATCAGAGAAGGGGATATGAAATTCATTTGCCTGGGAATGCTGGTACGGATAAAGCTGACCCGAAACTTTATGGTACAGGGGATGACAATACAAGTATTTCCTCAGGTAAGTATTATCTCAGTGCTGATAACTGGCCCTGGGCCATAAGTATTCTTGAAACTTTCGATTATCCTTCAGAAGCCAATAATATTTCGAAAGCTTACTTGCATTTCCTGCAATGGGCAAAGTCAGGAGGAACAGACAAAACTAATTGGTATATAAATAGTAATGGTAATCGAAATGATAATCTTATTTATAGCAGGTAA
- a CDS encoding glycosyltransferase, with amino-acid sequence MEEYNLISNRDIVVVGLQPWDVEIGSNCKNIALEFSKHNRVLYVNSPLDRITFMRHKSDPRVKKRINVLKRKEEAIVKIGGNLWNYYPDKMIESINWIKNQGIFNNLNRYNNKIFAASIKKAVKQLGFSNILLFNDNDIFRSFYLKDYLQPDKSIYYSRDFLLAVDYWRTHGLKLEPEIIAKSDCCVANSTYLTNYCKQYNSNSFYVGQGCELDIFLEHKSHRKPADIELFKSPVIGYVGALQSIRIDLDILKHIAQHRPSWNIVLVGPEDEQFKKGELHSIKNIHFLGAKQPADLPAYINAFDVCLNPQLVNAVTIGNYPRKIDEYLAMGKPVVATRTEAMSIFEAHTYLGNSKEEYITLIEKALAENSATLVSERKLFATEHSWENSVKDIYAAVNKVSR; translated from the coding sequence ATGGAGGAATATAATCTTATATCAAACAGGGACATTGTTGTTGTTGGGCTACAGCCGTGGGATGTAGAGATCGGCAGTAATTGTAAGAACATAGCTTTGGAGTTTAGCAAACATAACCGTGTGTTGTATGTTAATTCTCCGCTTGACAGAATTACATTCATGCGTCATAAAAGTGATCCCAGGGTAAAGAAAAGGATAAATGTTTTAAAAAGAAAAGAAGAGGCGATTGTAAAAATAGGGGGGAATCTTTGGAATTATTATCCCGATAAAATGATCGAATCGATCAACTGGATAAAGAACCAAGGGATCTTTAATAACCTTAACAGGTATAATAACAAAATTTTCGCTGCCTCTATTAAAAAAGCGGTAAAGCAGCTTGGCTTTAGTAATATTCTGCTCTTTAATGATAATGATATTTTCAGAAGCTTTTACCTGAAAGATTATTTACAACCAGATAAAAGTATTTATTATTCCCGTGATTTTTTATTGGCCGTTGATTACTGGAGAACACATGGTCTTAAACTGGAACCCGAGATCATTGCAAAGAGTGACTGTTGTGTTGCTAATTCAACTTACCTCACGAACTATTGTAAACAATATAACAGCAATTCTTTTTATGTGGGGCAGGGTTGTGAGCTGGATATATTTCTGGAACATAAAAGTCATCGTAAGCCCGCTGATATTGAGCTCTTCAAATCTCCTGTAATTGGCTATGTTGGCGCATTGCAGAGTATCAGGATTGATCTGGATATACTCAAACATATTGCACAGCACAGGCCTTCATGGAATATAGTATTGGTAGGCCCGGAAGATGAACAATTTAAAAAAGGTGAATTGCATAGTATAAAAAACATACATTTTTTAGGAGCAAAACAACCTGCAGACTTGCCTGCATATATTAACGCATTTGATGTTTGCCTAAATCCGCAACTGGTTAATGCAGTAACTATTGGTAACTACCCTAGAAAGATTGATGAATACCTGGCAATGGGTAAACCTGTTGTGGCTACAAGAACGGAAGCTATGTCTATTTTTGAAGCACATACTTATCTGGGCAATTCGAAAGAAGAATATATAACGCTTATTGAAAAAGCGCTTGCAGAAAATTCAGCAACACTTGTGAGCGAAAGAAAATTGTTTGCAACGGAGCATTCATGGGAGAACAGCGTTAAAGATATTTATGCAGCAGTTAATAAAGTTAGTCGTTAA